In the genome of Segatella copri, one region contains:
- a CDS encoding AAA family ATPase, translating to MKLKRIYIENYKTYRKLDLNLEVTSNRPIILIGGANGCGKTTLFDAIYSALYGLKISNKRQFEEIFNSGVKNESGIEGKTIMLEITFSGVVLGQETPYRLRRAYKFVDGKIQESNVLNMNGNSYTYGTGSTAVKRSTNEAIVNKIISANLPAELSNYFLFDAMKTSDLVKEEQINKLIMKNINSVMGFNKYTQLQNAASAYLDEKKAERLENENLRAEYLKLTKQKVEMERDVASLNDAYNDALNYANDHKQQYEQLKDGRNSDEVIRDKMRQIEESINCYYQKEKEYRQDAEAISKDLELRVFLPKVANIISTEVELILNEKEQVASARGNILNDQQIEKVTQEVVELLKAKYPQLAEVSISEIIAEIKKAQDASEDYNDKFSYLSDKDVSVLKNLVQQSYSNPYIALDERRENLDLELVDMPKKKEQLEEYKRALTGSDYSIIELYEANDRRIEEIKAKIAEKKVSIKELEKKISTYDYDMPQVPDPQYDMLCKLPGFFKTLSRKLLQAKKASIERMMKEQLNINLVIYAGYIGRVELSADDSEEISFKIFHKNGNEIYLSQLNAGAKQTVMQVLLKVLYELGDYDPPVMIDTVMGVLDKESREVIINRYFPDLAHQTILLSTDTEITTETDFKKIVAYVARTYTLHRDQEQQCTTVSEDYFGLQIYDF from the coding sequence ATGAAACTGAAGCGTATCTACATAGAGAATTATAAGACTTACAGAAAGTTGGACTTGAACTTAGAGGTAACGAGCAATCGTCCCATCATCTTGATAGGTGGTGCCAACGGTTGTGGAAAAACTACGCTCTTCGATGCCATCTATTCTGCACTTTATGGATTGAAGATATCCAACAAGCGACAGTTTGAGGAAATCTTCAATTCGGGGGTGAAGAACGAGAGTGGTATAGAAGGCAAGACCATCATGCTGGAGATTACTTTCTCTGGGGTGGTGCTAGGACAGGAAACGCCCTATAGGTTGCGCCGTGCCTATAAGTTTGTTGATGGCAAAATACAGGAGAGCAATGTGCTCAATATGAATGGTAACAGTTATACTTATGGTACTGGTTCTACGGCTGTCAAACGCAGCACCAATGAAGCGATAGTCAACAAGATTATCTCTGCCAATCTGCCTGCTGAATTGAGTAACTATTTTCTCTTTGATGCTATGAAGACTTCCGACCTCGTGAAGGAAGAGCAAATCAACAAGCTCATCATGAAGAACATCAATTCGGTGATGGGTTTCAATAAATACACTCAGTTGCAAAATGCAGCCTCGGCTTATCTCGACGAGAAGAAGGCGGAACGCTTGGAGAACGAAAACCTGCGTGCCGAATACCTGAAACTGACCAAGCAGAAGGTGGAGATGGAAAGGGATGTGGCAAGTCTCAACGATGCTTACAACGATGCATTGAACTATGCCAACGACCACAAACAGCAATATGAGCAACTGAAAGATGGTAGAAACTCTGACGAGGTGATACGTGACAAGATGCGCCAGATAGAGGAGAGCATCAACTGTTACTATCAGAAGGAGAAGGAATACAGACAGGATGCCGAGGCTATCTCGAAGGACTTGGAACTGAGAGTCTTCCTGCCGAAAGTAGCCAACATCATCAGTACGGAAGTGGAACTCATTCTGAATGAGAAGGAGCAGGTAGCTTCGGCAAGGGGAAACATCTTGAACGACCAACAGATAGAAAAGGTGACGCAAGAAGTGGTGGAACTATTGAAAGCAAAGTATCCACAACTTGCCGAGGTGTCTATCTCGGAGATTATAGCTGAAATCAAAAAGGCACAAGATGCGAGCGAAGACTACAACGACAAGTTTAGCTATCTGAGCGACAAGGATGTCAGCGTGCTGAAGAATCTCGTGCAGCAATCCTATTCAAATCCTTATATAGCCCTGGATGAGCGACGTGAGAATTTGGATCTTGAACTGGTGGACATGCCAAAGAAAAAAGAGCAACTCGAAGAGTATAAGCGAGCCTTGACAGGAAGCGACTATAGCATCATCGAACTCTATGAGGCCAACGACCGAAGAATAGAGGAAATAAAAGCCAAGATAGCAGAGAAGAAAGTAAGCATCAAGGAACTGGAGAAGAAAATCTCCACTTACGATTATGATATGCCGCAAGTGCCAGATCCACAGTATGACATGCTTTGCAAGTTGCCTGGTTTCTTCAAGACCCTGTCGAGAAAATTGCTGCAAGCCAAGAAGGCGAGCATTGAACGTATGATGAAGGAGCAGTTGAACATCAACTTGGTGATTTATGCTGGCTATATCGGTAGGGTAGAATTGTCAGCCGATGATTCCGAGGAAATATCCTTCAAGATATTCCACAAGAATGGTAACGAGATTTATCTGAGCCAGTTGAATGCCGGTGCCAAGCAGACGGTGATGCAAGTACTTTTGAAAGTGCTGTATGAGTTGGGTGACTACGACCCGCCTGTGATGATAGACACCGTGATGGGTGTACTCGACAAGGAGAGCCGAGAGGTAATCATCAATCGATACTTCCCAGACTTGGCTCATCAAACTATTTTGCTCAGTACGGATACGGAGATCACTACCGAGACGGATTTCAAGAAAATCGTGGCATACGTGGCAAGGACCTATACCTTGCATAGAGACCAGGAACAACAGTGTACCACGGTAAGTGAGGATTACTTTGGATTACAAATTTACGATTTCTAG
- a CDS encoding ATP-binding protein, producing MRILEGTHDLLEEVKYAIEQKLNLSDYSDMVRPVVLNFTTVMRICLLVGLSDKTPRSKAKVEELQTSAGMQPLGGSFFTKSNIKEVFVALIKMRYCDIDADWQNSTFLSKVLFSEMMRGKNILMEEGGIDEWLHYSPLRGGKSLMDIPELNLYVGQYENGMDAALDINSTAIANTQILVAGTTGSGKSNLLAVLINQIRMASADTYYPVNFLLFDYKGEFSDPAHADWLSKFETDSSAILNPMEKPLPFTPFKDFTGRPVNEIHLYSTTLANAICAISSAKIGALMDNRLSEAIIKAYKAKNQKPITFQEVFDHYTMLMPEKKQGNMDSVKSVLNQLILNNIFAEEDKVDLVKGCYIINLGKFDKEGIMAKAIVYFVTSKLNNIYEQLPPQAKNEDRVELRHFTIIDEAHYMLGFENKPLQNLIAVGRNKGMSIILATQNMDSFKKASFDFYANAQYPLIMKQQQQNDGVLKDLFGVSGMALQELKQAIAGLQKGELITKDAQAMTLGIGKHWKKIKVTHLI from the coding sequence ATGAGAATTCTGGAGGGAACTCATGATTTGCTTGAAGAAGTGAAATATGCTATCGAGCAGAAACTAAACCTTTCGGATTACTCAGATATGGTTCGCCCTGTAGTACTGAACTTTACTACGGTTATGCGAATCTGCCTCCTCGTTGGATTGAGTGATAAGACGCCAAGGAGCAAGGCAAAGGTAGAGGAACTTCAAACCTCAGCTGGTATGCAGCCATTGGGTGGTTCGTTCTTTACCAAGTCGAACATAAAGGAAGTTTTCGTGGCTCTTATTAAAATGCGTTATTGCGACATTGATGCCGACTGGCAGAACTCAACGTTTCTGAGCAAGGTGCTCTTTAGCGAGATGATGAGAGGCAAGAACATCTTGATGGAAGAAGGTGGCATAGATGAGTGGTTGCACTACAGTCCGTTGCGAGGTGGCAAGTCGTTGATGGATATTCCTGAGCTGAATCTCTATGTCGGACAATACGAGAATGGCATGGATGCTGCCCTCGATATTAATAGTACAGCCATCGCCAATACGCAGATATTGGTGGCAGGAACTACTGGCTCTGGAAAGTCAAATTTGCTGGCTGTCCTTATCAACCAAATCAGAATGGCATCGGCTGATACCTACTATCCTGTCAACTTTCTCTTGTTCGATTACAAGGGGGAGTTCTCTGATCCAGCCCATGCCGATTGGCTGTCGAAGTTTGAGACCGATTCCTCTGCCATCTTGAATCCGATGGAGAAACCTTTGCCGTTTACTCCGTTCAAGGACTTTACTGGCAGACCTGTCAATGAAATCCACCTGTATTCCACGACCTTAGCAAATGCCATCTGTGCTATATCTTCCGCTAAGATTGGTGCTTTGATGGATAACAGACTGAGCGAAGCTATCATCAAAGCCTACAAGGCGAAGAACCAGAAACCAATCACCTTTCAGGAAGTTTTTGACCATTATACGATGTTGATGCCCGAGAAGAAACAGGGTAATATGGATAGTGTAAAATCAGTCTTAAACCAGTTGATTCTGAATAATATTTTTGCAGAGGAAGACAAGGTAGATTTGGTGAAAGGTTGTTATATTATCAATTTAGGAAAGTTTGACAAGGAAGGTATCATGGCAAAGGCTATCGTATATTTCGTGACATCTAAGTTGAACAATATCTATGAGCAACTGCCTCCACAGGCAAAGAATGAGGACAGGGTGGAACTACGCCATTTCACCATCATTGATGAGGCTCACTATATGCTTGGTTTCGAAAACAAGCCTTTACAGAACTTGATAGCTGTGGGTAGAAACAAGGGTATGAGCATCATCCTTGCTACACAGAATATGGATTCGTTTAAGAAAGCCTCTTTTGATTTCTATGCCAATGCCCAATATCCTCTCATTATGAAGCAACAGCAACAGAATGATGGAGTGTTGAAGGATTTGTTTGGTGTGAGTGGCATGGCTCTGCAGGAGCTGAAGCAAGCCATTGCTGGTTTACAGAAGGGTGAACTGATAACCAAGGATGCCCAGGCTATGACTCTCGGCATCGGCAAACATTGGAAGAAAATTAAGGTTACTCATCTTATTTGA
- a CDS encoding nucleotidyltransferase domain-containing protein has product MTTVTREHLEDEVLKSIQKKAESIMPKDAKVILFGSRARRDAKADSDWDILVLLNKDKIDEQDHDNYTYPLWELGWQINQMIHPIVYSMKDWNSKKGSPFYNNVEEEGVMLC; this is encoded by the coding sequence ATGACAACAGTAACAAGGGAACATCTTGAAGATGAGGTACTCAAGTCGATTCAGAAGAAAGCGGAGTCGATTATGCCGAAAGATGCCAAGGTTATCCTTTTCGGGTCAAGGGCCAGAAGGGATGCCAAGGCAGATTCCGACTGGGACATCCTTGTGCTTCTGAATAAGGATAAGATAGACGAGCAGGATCATGATAATTACACCTATCCTCTTTGGGAATTGGGATGGCAAATCAATCAGATGATTCACCCGATAGTGTATTCGATGAAGGATTGGAACAGCAAAAAAGGCAGTCCTTTTTATAATAACGTGGAAGAGGAAGGGGTGATGCTATGCTAG
- a CDS encoding HEPN domain-containing protein, protein MLESQQRRDLVRYRIEKAYKSFEEAKGVAKLKFWNLTGNRLYYTVFHMASALLLDKGFTAKTHAGVIHLVGEKFIATGLLDRTYGKLFSRLYELRQSGDYDDTFDATEEEVLPYFEKVENFIKDMEALITHK, encoded by the coding sequence ATGCTAGAGAGTCAACAACGTAGAGATCTTGTACGCTACAGGATAGAAAAAGCTTATAAGAGTTTTGAAGAGGCTAAAGGTGTGGCAAAATTGAAGTTTTGGAATTTGACGGGAAATCGTTTGTATTATACTGTATTCCATATGGCTTCTGCATTGTTACTTGACAAGGGCTTTACTGCAAAGACCCATGCCGGCGTAATACATTTAGTTGGAGAAAAATTTATTGCAACAGGTTTGTTGGATCGAACTTATGGAAAGTTGTTCTCTCGTCTTTATGAGCTTCGGCAGTCTGGTGATTATGATGATACCTTTGATGCTACAGAAGAGGAGGTTTTGCCGTATTTTGAGAAAGTAGAGAATTTTATCAAAGATATGGAAGCGTTGATTACTCATAAGTAA
- a CDS encoding DEAD/DEAH box helicase, whose amino-acid sequence MIELRDYQKKAVRELKQKMIDMLNDSEDRQKLIFKAPTGAGKTVMVSTLLDELTRDLPMNGQCRYSRVAWVWIAPNKLHQQSYRSMRNFFSERRSLRPVMFDECDHVDGLHPGDVLFLNWESINKDNAVMIRDNEQNRTLYELIRKTKIEQHLPVVVIIDEEHMFAGRNAKKSEMVLQAIQPHIELRVSATPVTQSYHAVLVKRQDVINEEMIKKGIELNPNVKSSKEQSELTVNQRLLKKALDKRKELAEAYKEYGINPLLLIQLPNDSSESMSSKDKTIAEEMQAYLEQVCDISVANGRLAVWLSKDKSPNLQNITHSDDITEVLLFKQAIALGWDCPRASVLLIFRELQSMTFTTQTVGRILRMPEQHFYQNECLNYGYVYTDLAADMISIVGDDMNYISTLYANRRRDLQNILLLSSYKDKHGATRNRLGSQFRSVFYKTMEREWEQNPLLLFSPEDFFEDDGEVEDQDEAEKKEAGMDENIKLNRYNAKRHGVQTDVSRILVAIPKDTPITGDSGIVEITDKARLALNASELQSLFTMFCRKNVGNFSKFDSTPVLQGAIESALEEYLQVFSMDVPKVVLYHQNRPRFEELIRKALVSYEAMMKREAKDKETEYQESLWQVPETRLYNAAAVKTTEGEIFNHALYPYFEQFKASGPEREFARWLDEKMEYVDWWYKNGDEGKQHFAVPYTDSGNRERCFYVDFIVRLKSGTICLFDTKTLGSDEDAPEKNNALMQYIEAYQAKGKKIVGGVLIKDEGTDNWYYPGGIIDNTDSIDGWSALHLETL is encoded by the coding sequence ATGATAGAACTACGAGATTACCAGAAAAAGGCGGTGCGTGAACTGAAACAGAAGATGATTGACATGCTCAATGATTCTGAAGACCGCCAAAAGTTGATATTCAAGGCTCCTACAGGAGCAGGAAAGACGGTGATGGTGAGTACCTTGCTGGATGAGCTGACTCGTGACCTACCTATGAATGGGCAGTGCCGATATTCTCGTGTAGCATGGGTTTGGATTGCTCCTAACAAGTTGCATCAGCAGAGTTATCGCTCCATGCGCAATTTCTTTAGTGAACGAAGATCGTTGCGTCCTGTTATGTTTGATGAGTGTGATCATGTGGATGGTCTGCATCCTGGCGATGTGCTCTTTTTAAACTGGGAGAGCATCAATAAGGATAATGCCGTGATGATACGTGATAATGAGCAGAACCGCACGCTCTACGAACTGATACGAAAGACCAAGATAGAGCAGCATCTGCCAGTGGTGGTTATCATAGACGAGGAACACATGTTTGCAGGACGTAATGCCAAGAAAAGCGAGATGGTATTGCAAGCTATCCAGCCACACATAGAACTTCGTGTATCAGCAACGCCAGTCACCCAAAGCTATCATGCAGTTCTTGTGAAACGCCAAGATGTAATCAATGAAGAGATGATTAAGAAGGGCATAGAACTGAATCCGAATGTAAAGAGCAGTAAGGAACAATCGGAACTGACGGTTAACCAGCGACTCTTGAAGAAAGCACTTGACAAGCGCAAAGAGTTGGCTGAGGCTTACAAGGAATATGGTATCAATCCGCTGTTGCTCATTCAGTTGCCTAATGATAGCAGCGAATCTATGTCGTCGAAGGACAAGACCATCGCCGAGGAGATGCAAGCCTACTTAGAACAGGTTTGCGACATCAGCGTGGCAAATGGCAGGTTGGCTGTATGGCTATCAAAAGATAAATCGCCCAATCTTCAGAATATCACTCATTCTGATGATATTACCGAGGTGTTGCTGTTCAAGCAGGCCATAGCCTTGGGATGGGATTGTCCTCGTGCATCCGTCCTCCTGATATTCCGAGAATTGCAGAGCATGACCTTTACCACGCAGACCGTGGGACGTATCTTGCGTATGCCTGAACAGCATTTCTACCAAAATGAATGTTTGAACTATGGCTATGTTTATACAGATTTGGCGGCAGATATGATTAGCATTGTTGGTGATGACATGAACTATATCAGTACACTCTATGCCAACAGAAGACGGGATCTTCAAAACATTTTGCTTCTTTCTTCTTATAAGGATAAGCATGGGGCAACGAGAAATCGATTAGGTTCTCAATTCAGAAGTGTCTTTTATAAGACCATGGAACGTGAATGGGAGCAGAATCCTCTTCTACTGTTTTCGCCAGAGGATTTCTTCGAGGATGATGGCGAAGTGGAAGACCAGGACGAGGCAGAAAAGAAAGAGGCTGGCATGGATGAAAATATCAAGTTGAACCGTTATAATGCCAAGCGTCATGGTGTGCAGACTGATGTTTCCAGAATATTGGTCGCTATACCAAAGGATACGCCGATTACGGGTGATTCTGGTATTGTAGAGATAACTGACAAGGCCAGACTAGCTCTTAACGCTTCCGAACTGCAGAGCCTTTTCACTATGTTCTGTCGCAAAAATGTAGGTAATTTTTCTAAATTTGATAGTACACCAGTATTGCAGGGAGCTATAGAAAGTGCGTTAGAGGAGTATCTGCAGGTCTTTTCGATGGATGTTCCGAAGGTGGTGCTTTATCATCAGAACCGTCCCCGTTTTGAGGAGCTGATTCGTAAGGCTTTGGTTAGCTACGAGGCAATGATGAAGCGTGAAGCCAAGGATAAGGAGACAGAATATCAAGAGTCATTATGGCAGGTGCCGGAGACAAGACTTTACAATGCCGCAGCTGTAAAGACCACGGAGGGTGAGATTTTTAATCATGCTCTGTATCCATATTTTGAACAGTTTAAGGCATCAGGACCGGAACGGGAGTTTGCCCGTTGGTTGGATGAAAAAATGGAATATGTGGATTGGTGGTATAAGAATGGCGATGAGGGTAAGCAGCATTTCGCTGTGCCATATACTGATTCAGGAAATAGAGAACGTTGTTTCTATGTAGATTTCATCGTTAGATTAAAGTCTGGTACCATTTGTCTTTTTGATACCAAGACCCTAGGTAGCGATGAGGATGCTCCAGAAAAGAACAATGCCTTGATGCAATACATTGAAGCCTATCAGGCAAAGGGAAAGAAGATTGTGGGAGGTGTGCTTATCAAGGATGAAGGAACAGATAACTGGTATTATCCTGGAGGCATTATCGATAACACCGACAGTATAGATGGGTGGTCGGCATTGCATCTGGAAACCCTATAA
- a CDS encoding putative quinol monooxygenase, whose product MIRLNVFFEKKEEVKVEEINALCKELVEKSLQDHGNIAYDYFTSGTRNGVMMICETWENEEVLKAHMASEHFTTLVPKIEALTKNGLKLEQFTF is encoded by the coding sequence ATGATTAGATTAAATGTATTTTTTGAGAAAAAGGAAGAGGTAAAGGTTGAGGAAATCAACGCTTTATGCAAGGAACTGGTAGAGAAGTCTTTGCAGGACCATGGCAATATTGCCTACGACTATTTCACCAGTGGAACTCGTAATGGGGTGATGATGATCTGCGAGACATGGGAGAACGAGGAAGTTCTGAAAGCTCACATGGCTTCTGAGCATTTCACTACATTGGTTCCAAAGATTGAAGCTCTTACCAAGAACGGCTTGAAACTGGAGCAG
- a CDS encoding site-specific DNA-methyltransferase, which yields MAKKMDLGALRQQILELQIDKELKHDLLEVINEKKHYGLVWEDSSETAWDDMQDQLPVFVEDESKRLDSAPEGSPNHVLIEGDNLNALAALTYAYAGKIDVIYIDPPYNTGNKDFIYNDSFVDKDDSFRHSKWLSFMSRRLIVSKNLLADNGVIFISIDDNEQAQLKLLCDKLFGANNNIAQFIWKKKQGGGNDSSNVVTEHEYVLCYAKRLLNGKIIGLDRNYQLDKALYPYKDDKGEYGLVTLDKASIQISQSLIYEIIGPDGTKYYPRVVKGKQSCWRWSKAKVAKQYNELVFKNGKVYTKYYRPEGITPKSLLIDAIYGRTESGNDDIKEIFGNKPFGYPKPLLLLKHLISITKGKDSTILDFFAGSGTTLHATMQLNSEDGGHRKCILVTNNENNICEKVTYERNKRVINGYTNQKGEEVPGLTHNNLRYYKTEFVPRDQSNSKSRRALMASLVDLLCIKNNIYKEQEAFGGKKFKKSVLRYFKDEAGQMLVVLDERVVSIVIPMIAEVATKQNPLKVYVYSDGAYAYEDEFHKVMPVIELCAMPDAFLQALEGRTDILPKQKYSEAMMKEFQQNEELAMQNEEVVKEALSDDYDYVLKEKEDNVTNDIID from the coding sequence ATGGCGAAGAAAATGGATTTGGGTGCTTTGCGCCAACAGATATTAGAACTTCAGATAGATAAGGAGTTAAAGCATGATTTGTTGGAGGTTATTAATGAGAAGAAGCATTATGGACTTGTGTGGGAAGATAGCTCAGAAACAGCTTGGGATGACATGCAAGACCAACTTCCTGTTTTTGTTGAAGACGAAAGTAAACGTTTGGATTCTGCGCCAGAAGGTTCGCCTAACCATGTGTTGATAGAAGGTGATAACCTCAATGCTCTTGCTGCTCTTACTTATGCTTATGCAGGGAAGATTGATGTAATTTATATTGATCCTCCTTATAACACAGGTAATAAAGACTTTATCTACAATGACTCTTTTGTAGATAAAGATGATAGCTTTCGCCATTCCAAATGGTTGTCGTTTATGAGTAGAAGGTTAATTGTTTCTAAAAACTTACTTGCAGACAATGGAGTAATATTCATTTCTATTGATGATAATGAGCAAGCTCAGTTAAAACTTTTATGTGATAAGTTATTTGGAGCAAATAATAATATAGCACAATTTATTTGGAAAAAAAAGCAAGGAGGAGGTAACGATTCAAGTAATGTTGTTACGGAACACGAGTATGTGTTGTGTTATGCAAAACGTTTGTTAAATGGCAAAATAATAGGGCTCGATAGAAATTATCAATTGGATAAAGCTTTATATCCATACAAAGACGATAAAGGAGAATACGGATTGGTTACATTAGATAAGGCTTCTATTCAAATTAGTCAGTCCTTAATATATGAGATAATAGGTCCTGATGGGACAAAATATTATCCTCGTGTAGTTAAAGGAAAACAATCTTGTTGGCGATGGAGTAAAGCAAAAGTGGCAAAGCAATATAATGAACTTGTTTTTAAAAATGGAAAGGTATATACTAAATATTATAGACCTGAAGGTATTACGCCCAAGAGTCTTTTAATTGATGCAATTTATGGTCGAACGGAAAGTGGAAACGATGATATTAAAGAAATATTTGGTAATAAACCTTTTGGATATCCAAAACCATTGTTGTTGCTAAAACATTTGATATCAATAACAAAAGGAAAAGACTCCACTATCCTCGACTTCTTCGCTGGCTCAGGCACTACTCTCCACGCAACGATGCAATTGAACTCAGAAGACGGCGGTCATCGCAAATGTATCTTGGTGACCAACAACGAGAATAACATCTGCGAAAAAGTAACCTACGAGCGAAACAAACGAGTCATTAATGGTTATACGAACCAGAAGGGTGAAGAAGTCCCTGGCTTGACTCACAATAATCTTCGTTATTATAAAACGGAGTTTGTGCCTCGTGACCAAAGTAACTCCAAAAGTCGTCGAGCCTTGATGGCTTCTCTCGTTGACCTCCTCTGCATCAAGAACAATATCTATAAAGAGCAAGAAGCATTTGGAGGCAAGAAATTTAAGAAGAGCGTATTGCGCTATTTTAAGGATGAGGCTGGACAGATGCTTGTTGTCCTCGACGAGCGTGTAGTCAGTATCGTCATTCCGATGATAGCTGAGGTTGCGACCAAGCAGAATCCTTTGAAGGTTTATGTTTATAGTGATGGCGCATACGCATATGAGGACGAATTCCATAAAGTCATGCCTGTTATAGAACTGTGTGCCATGCCAGATGCTTTCTTGCAAGCTTTAGAAGGTAGAACGGATATTCTGCCAAAGCAAAAGTATAGTGAGGCTATGATGAAAGAGTTTCAGCAAAACGAGGAACTCGCCATGCAAAACGAGGAGGTTGTGAAAGAAGCTCTCAGCGATGACTATGATTATGTGTTGAAGGAGAAAGAAGATAATGTTACTAATGACATAATAGACTAA